In Oreochromis niloticus isolate F11D_XX linkage group LG18, O_niloticus_UMD_NMBU, whole genome shotgun sequence, one genomic interval encodes:
- the LOC100704934 gene encoding cadherin-7 isoform X1, with translation MFIKTTQEESAVLGPSHLTPPSLLMRRSLTPPPPQRERRLCNRQRAAERERASELLLVSTSFINYQSSSSDAIAVNNLQIHRGLSDQQLEAAPATDIFLLGTPVPSEMNFLHLPSMLTVIILSLWEKSGCGAMTLNSVALPQVSRRARGGGAGVYSTQSRQRRSWVWNQFFVLEEYTGDEPLYIGKLHSDLDKGDGQVRYVLSGEGAMSIFSIDEDTGDIHTTKRLDREQQAYYTLRAQARDRNTNLPLEPESQFIIKVQDINDNEPKFLDGPYVARVAERSPVGTSVVTVVATDVDDPTYGNSAHLVYSILQGQPYFSVEPKSGVVRTALPDMDRELRDHYLLVIQAKDMIGQMGGLSGTTTVTVMLTDVNDNPPRFPRKSYQFSVPESTLVSAVVAKIKALDADAGPNAEMDYRILDGDGLGTFRMLTDPHTQEGLVILIKTLDFETKTRYTLRVEASNRYMDTRFLSAGPFSDVATVRLQVEDVNEPPCFSPRVSQMAVSEAAPVGTEVGSVSAHDPDALNCPIRYAIDRKSDVENYFDIDRQSGVIRTSRRLDRELSALHNITVLATESLDHSQVGKAVVLVSVTDVNDNAPSFPVEYQTFICENAQPGQVRLTCGLQTGIHRKIIETLSAVDLDEPKNGHHFLFSLAAKAAWNLSFILRDNNDNTASVLTRRAGFLQRERPLYFLPVVISDRGTPPLSSTSTLTVSVCKCDLHGNRRSCIQEMSPLLLPKGLSLAAVVLLTCLLTLLGVAMVTGAIRRRRKEPPIIDDERDVRENIVCYDDEGGGEEDTEAFDMFTLRHLNETKRSNHATAAEPPPSRKDKHQLFQEFIKDQLREANLDMTAPPFDSVQTYAFEGSGSAAVSLSSFSSLTSLESEQSYHFLSEWGPKFRKLAELYRDREGGGAS, from the exons ATGTTCATTAAAACAACACAGGAAGAATCTGCCGTCCTCGGTCCAAGTCATTTgactcctccctccctcctgaTGAGGCGGAGCCTAACACCCCCTCCTCCTCAAAGGGAGCGGCGTTTGTGTAACAGACAGAGAgcggcagagagggagagagcatcggagctgctgctggtttcaACCTCTTTCATCAATTATCAGTCATCATCATCTGATGCGATTGCTGTCAATAACCTACAGatccacaggggactgtccgaTCAGCAGCTGGAAG CAGCTCCTGCGACTGACATCTTTTTGCTGGGCACGCCTGTTCCCTCAGAGATGAACTTTCTGCATCTCCCGAGCATGCTCACTGTGATCATCCTTTCCCTGTGGGAGAAGTCCGGCTGTGGGGCAATGACGCTGAACTCCGTGGCCCTCCCTCAGGTGTCAAGAAGAGCACGAGGAGGGGGAGCGGGTGTCTACTCCACCCAGAGCAGGCAGAGGAGGAGCTGGGTGTGGAACCAGTTCTTCGTCCTGGAGGAGTACACCGGAGACGAGCCACTCTACATCGGAAAG CTCCACTCTGACCTGGATAAAGGTGACGGACAGGTGAGGTACGTCCTGAGCGGCGAAGGAGCGATGTCCATCTTCTCCATTGATGAGGACACCGGAGACATACACACCACCAAAAGGTTGGATCGGGAACAGCAGGCGTACTACACACTGAGAGCTCAGGCTCGAGACCGGAATACCAACCTGCCGCTCGAACCTGAGTCCCAGTTCATCATCAAGGTCCAGGACATCAACGACAACGAGCCCAAGTTCCTGGACGGACCGTATGTGGCCCGGGTGGCTGAGAGGTCACCTGTAG GTACGTCTGTGGTGACTGTGGTGGCAACAGACGTCGATGATCCAACCTATGGAAACTCCGCCCACCtggtttacagcatcctgcaggGGCAACCATATTTCTCTGTGGAGCCAAAGTCAG GTGTGGTGCGGACAGCCCTGCCTGACATGGACCGGGAGCTGCGGGACCATTACCTGCTGGTCATCCAGGCCAAAGACATGATTGGTCAGATGGGAGGTCTGTCAGGAACCACAACGGTCACCGTGATGCTGACTGATGTCAACGACAACCCACCTCGCTTCCCCCGCA AGAGTTACCAGTTCAGCGTCCCAGAATCCACACTGGTGTCAGCGGTGGTCGCGAAAATCAAAGCTCTGGATGCGGACGCTGGTCCAAACGCTGAGATGGACTACAGGATCCTGGACGGGGATGGACTGGGAACCTTCAGGATGCTCACAGACCCCCACACACAGGAAGGACTGGTCATCCTGATCAAG ACTCTGGACTTTGAGACCAAGACCAGGTACACTTTACGCGTCGAGGCGTCCAATCGCTACATGGACACCCGCTTCCTGTCAGCTGGGCCATTCAGCGACGTGGCGACAGTTCGGCTGCAGGTGGAGGACGTGAACGAGCCTCCGTGTTTTTCCCCCCGCGTCAGCCAGATGGCGGTTTCAGAGGCAGCGCCGGTGGGAACTGAGGTGGGATCGGTTTCAGCTCACGACCCTGACGCCTTGAATTGTCCCATCAG GTACGCCATCGACCGGAAGTCGGATGTGGAGAATTACTTCGACATTGACAGACAATCAGGCGTGATCCGGACGAGCAGACGTCTGGACAGAGAGCTCAGCGCTCTGCACAACATCACCGTGCTCGCCACAGAGAGCT TGGATCACTCTCAGGTAGGCAAAGCCGTGGTTCTGGTCTCTGTGACAGACGTCAATGACAACGCTCCAAGCTTTCCCGTCGAGTACCAGACATTCATCTGTGAGAACGCCCAGCCGGGACAGGTGAGGCTCACCTGTGGCTTACAGACAGGCATTCACAGAAAG ATCATTGAGACGCTGAGTGCTGTGGATTTGGATGAACCCAAGAAtggacatcacttcctgttttctttggCTGCCAAGGCTGCCTGGAACCTCAGCTTCATCCTGAGAGACAACAACG ACAACACCGCGTCTGTCCTGACACGGCGGGCCGGGTTCCTGCAGCGGGAGCGGCCGCTTTATTTCCTGCCAGTGGTGATCTCAGACCGCGGGACTCCGCCTCTCAGCAGTACCAGCACGCTGACCGTCAGCGTATGCAAGTGCGATCTCCATGGAAACCGCCGGAGCTGCATCCAGGAGATGTCACCGCTGCTGCTGCCAAAAGGCCTCAGCCTCGCCGCTGTTgtcctcctcacctgtctccTCACACTGCTGG GTGTCGCTATGGTAACAGGTGCCATCAGACGCAGAAGGAAGGAGCCTCCGATTATTGACGATGAGCGAGATGTTCGTGAGAATATTGTTTGTTATGACGATGAGGGCGGTGGCGAGGAGGACACCGAAGCCTTCGACATGTTCACGCTGAGACACCTGAACGAGACCAAACGGAGCAACCACGCCACCGCCGCTGAGCCCCCGCCATCCAGGAAAGATAAACACCAACTGTTCCAGGAGTTTATCAAGGACCAGCTCCGGGAGGCCAACCTGGACATGACGGCACCACCCTTTGACTCTGTGCAGACGTACGCTTTTGAGGGTAGCGGGTCAGCTGCTGTGTCGCTGAGCTCGTTTAGCTCGTTAACCTCGCTGGAGTCGGAGCAGAGCTACCACTTCCTGAGTGAGTGGGGGCCAAAGTTTCGGAAGCTTGCAGAACTCTACAGAGACCGCGAGGGAGGTGGTGCCTCATAG
- the LOC100704934 gene encoding cadherin-7 isoform X2, translating into MFIKTTQEESAVLGPSHLTPPSLLMRRSLTPPPPQRERRLCNRQRAAERERASELLLVSTSFINYQSSSSDAIAVNNLQIHRGLSDQQLEAPATDIFLLGTPVPSEMNFLHLPSMLTVIILSLWEKSGCGAMTLNSVALPQVSRRARGGGAGVYSTQSRQRRSWVWNQFFVLEEYTGDEPLYIGKLHSDLDKGDGQVRYVLSGEGAMSIFSIDEDTGDIHTTKRLDREQQAYYTLRAQARDRNTNLPLEPESQFIIKVQDINDNEPKFLDGPYVARVAERSPVGTSVVTVVATDVDDPTYGNSAHLVYSILQGQPYFSVEPKSGVVRTALPDMDRELRDHYLLVIQAKDMIGQMGGLSGTTTVTVMLTDVNDNPPRFPRKSYQFSVPESTLVSAVVAKIKALDADAGPNAEMDYRILDGDGLGTFRMLTDPHTQEGLVILIKTLDFETKTRYTLRVEASNRYMDTRFLSAGPFSDVATVRLQVEDVNEPPCFSPRVSQMAVSEAAPVGTEVGSVSAHDPDALNCPIRYAIDRKSDVENYFDIDRQSGVIRTSRRLDRELSALHNITVLATESLDHSQVGKAVVLVSVTDVNDNAPSFPVEYQTFICENAQPGQVRLTCGLQTGIHRKIIETLSAVDLDEPKNGHHFLFSLAAKAAWNLSFILRDNNDNTASVLTRRAGFLQRERPLYFLPVVISDRGTPPLSSTSTLTVSVCKCDLHGNRRSCIQEMSPLLLPKGLSLAAVVLLTCLLTLLGVAMVTGAIRRRRKEPPIIDDERDVRENIVCYDDEGGGEEDTEAFDMFTLRHLNETKRSNHATAAEPPPSRKDKHQLFQEFIKDQLREANLDMTAPPFDSVQTYAFEGSGSAAVSLSSFSSLTSLESEQSYHFLSEWGPKFRKLAELYRDREGGGAS; encoded by the exons ATGTTCATTAAAACAACACAGGAAGAATCTGCCGTCCTCGGTCCAAGTCATTTgactcctccctccctcctgaTGAGGCGGAGCCTAACACCCCCTCCTCCTCAAAGGGAGCGGCGTTTGTGTAACAGACAGAGAgcggcagagagggagagagcatcggagctgctgctggtttcaACCTCTTTCATCAATTATCAGTCATCATCATCTGATGCGATTGCTGTCAATAACCTACAGatccacaggggactgtccgaTCAGCAGCTGGAAG CTCCTGCGACTGACATCTTTTTGCTGGGCACGCCTGTTCCCTCAGAGATGAACTTTCTGCATCTCCCGAGCATGCTCACTGTGATCATCCTTTCCCTGTGGGAGAAGTCCGGCTGTGGGGCAATGACGCTGAACTCCGTGGCCCTCCCTCAGGTGTCAAGAAGAGCACGAGGAGGGGGAGCGGGTGTCTACTCCACCCAGAGCAGGCAGAGGAGGAGCTGGGTGTGGAACCAGTTCTTCGTCCTGGAGGAGTACACCGGAGACGAGCCACTCTACATCGGAAAG CTCCACTCTGACCTGGATAAAGGTGACGGACAGGTGAGGTACGTCCTGAGCGGCGAAGGAGCGATGTCCATCTTCTCCATTGATGAGGACACCGGAGACATACACACCACCAAAAGGTTGGATCGGGAACAGCAGGCGTACTACACACTGAGAGCTCAGGCTCGAGACCGGAATACCAACCTGCCGCTCGAACCTGAGTCCCAGTTCATCATCAAGGTCCAGGACATCAACGACAACGAGCCCAAGTTCCTGGACGGACCGTATGTGGCCCGGGTGGCTGAGAGGTCACCTGTAG GTACGTCTGTGGTGACTGTGGTGGCAACAGACGTCGATGATCCAACCTATGGAAACTCCGCCCACCtggtttacagcatcctgcaggGGCAACCATATTTCTCTGTGGAGCCAAAGTCAG GTGTGGTGCGGACAGCCCTGCCTGACATGGACCGGGAGCTGCGGGACCATTACCTGCTGGTCATCCAGGCCAAAGACATGATTGGTCAGATGGGAGGTCTGTCAGGAACCACAACGGTCACCGTGATGCTGACTGATGTCAACGACAACCCACCTCGCTTCCCCCGCA AGAGTTACCAGTTCAGCGTCCCAGAATCCACACTGGTGTCAGCGGTGGTCGCGAAAATCAAAGCTCTGGATGCGGACGCTGGTCCAAACGCTGAGATGGACTACAGGATCCTGGACGGGGATGGACTGGGAACCTTCAGGATGCTCACAGACCCCCACACACAGGAAGGACTGGTCATCCTGATCAAG ACTCTGGACTTTGAGACCAAGACCAGGTACACTTTACGCGTCGAGGCGTCCAATCGCTACATGGACACCCGCTTCCTGTCAGCTGGGCCATTCAGCGACGTGGCGACAGTTCGGCTGCAGGTGGAGGACGTGAACGAGCCTCCGTGTTTTTCCCCCCGCGTCAGCCAGATGGCGGTTTCAGAGGCAGCGCCGGTGGGAACTGAGGTGGGATCGGTTTCAGCTCACGACCCTGACGCCTTGAATTGTCCCATCAG GTACGCCATCGACCGGAAGTCGGATGTGGAGAATTACTTCGACATTGACAGACAATCAGGCGTGATCCGGACGAGCAGACGTCTGGACAGAGAGCTCAGCGCTCTGCACAACATCACCGTGCTCGCCACAGAGAGCT TGGATCACTCTCAGGTAGGCAAAGCCGTGGTTCTGGTCTCTGTGACAGACGTCAATGACAACGCTCCAAGCTTTCCCGTCGAGTACCAGACATTCATCTGTGAGAACGCCCAGCCGGGACAGGTGAGGCTCACCTGTGGCTTACAGACAGGCATTCACAGAAAG ATCATTGAGACGCTGAGTGCTGTGGATTTGGATGAACCCAAGAAtggacatcacttcctgttttctttggCTGCCAAGGCTGCCTGGAACCTCAGCTTCATCCTGAGAGACAACAACG ACAACACCGCGTCTGTCCTGACACGGCGGGCCGGGTTCCTGCAGCGGGAGCGGCCGCTTTATTTCCTGCCAGTGGTGATCTCAGACCGCGGGACTCCGCCTCTCAGCAGTACCAGCACGCTGACCGTCAGCGTATGCAAGTGCGATCTCCATGGAAACCGCCGGAGCTGCATCCAGGAGATGTCACCGCTGCTGCTGCCAAAAGGCCTCAGCCTCGCCGCTGTTgtcctcctcacctgtctccTCACACTGCTGG GTGTCGCTATGGTAACAGGTGCCATCAGACGCAGAAGGAAGGAGCCTCCGATTATTGACGATGAGCGAGATGTTCGTGAGAATATTGTTTGTTATGACGATGAGGGCGGTGGCGAGGAGGACACCGAAGCCTTCGACATGTTCACGCTGAGACACCTGAACGAGACCAAACGGAGCAACCACGCCACCGCCGCTGAGCCCCCGCCATCCAGGAAAGATAAACACCAACTGTTCCAGGAGTTTATCAAGGACCAGCTCCGGGAGGCCAACCTGGACATGACGGCACCACCCTTTGACTCTGTGCAGACGTACGCTTTTGAGGGTAGCGGGTCAGCTGCTGTGTCGCTGAGCTCGTTTAGCTCGTTAACCTCGCTGGAGTCGGAGCAGAGCTACCACTTCCTGAGTGAGTGGGGGCCAAAGTTTCGGAAGCTTGCAGAACTCTACAGAGACCGCGAGGGAGGTGGTGCCTCATAG
- the LOC100704934 gene encoding cadherin-7 isoform X4 — protein sequence MFIKTTQEESAVLGPSHLTPPSLLMRRSLTPPPPQRERRLCNRQRAAERERASELLLVSTSFINYQSSSSDAIAVNNLQIHRGLSDQQLEEMNFLHLPSMLTVIILSLWEKSGCGAMTLNSVALPQVSRRARGGGAGVYSTQSRQRRSWVWNQFFVLEEYTGDEPLYIGKLHSDLDKGDGQVRYVLSGEGAMSIFSIDEDTGDIHTTKRLDREQQAYYTLRAQARDRNTNLPLEPESQFIIKVQDINDNEPKFLDGPYVARVAERSPVGTSVVTVVATDVDDPTYGNSAHLVYSILQGQPYFSVEPKSGVVRTALPDMDRELRDHYLLVIQAKDMIGQMGGLSGTTTVTVMLTDVNDNPPRFPRKSYQFSVPESTLVSAVVAKIKALDADAGPNAEMDYRILDGDGLGTFRMLTDPHTQEGLVILIKTLDFETKTRYTLRVEASNRYMDTRFLSAGPFSDVATVRLQVEDVNEPPCFSPRVSQMAVSEAAPVGTEVGSVSAHDPDALNCPIRYAIDRKSDVENYFDIDRQSGVIRTSRRLDRELSALHNITVLATESLDHSQVGKAVVLVSVTDVNDNAPSFPVEYQTFICENAQPGQVRLTCGLQTGIHRKIIETLSAVDLDEPKNGHHFLFSLAAKAAWNLSFILRDNNDNTASVLTRRAGFLQRERPLYFLPVVISDRGTPPLSSTSTLTVSVCKCDLHGNRRSCIQEMSPLLLPKGLSLAAVVLLTCLLTLLGVAMVTGAIRRRRKEPPIIDDERDVRENIVCYDDEGGGEEDTEAFDMFTLRHLNETKRSNHATAAEPPPSRKDKHQLFQEFIKDQLREANLDMTAPPFDSVQTYAFEGSGSAAVSLSSFSSLTSLESEQSYHFLSEWGPKFRKLAELYRDREGGGAS from the exons ATGTTCATTAAAACAACACAGGAAGAATCTGCCGTCCTCGGTCCAAGTCATTTgactcctccctccctcctgaTGAGGCGGAGCCTAACACCCCCTCCTCCTCAAAGGGAGCGGCGTTTGTGTAACAGACAGAGAgcggcagagagggagagagcatcggagctgctgctggtttcaACCTCTTTCATCAATTATCAGTCATCATCATCTGATGCGATTGCTGTCAATAACCTACAGatccacaggggactgtccgaTCAGCAGCTGGAAG AGATGAACTTTCTGCATCTCCCGAGCATGCTCACTGTGATCATCCTTTCCCTGTGGGAGAAGTCCGGCTGTGGGGCAATGACGCTGAACTCCGTGGCCCTCCCTCAGGTGTCAAGAAGAGCACGAGGAGGGGGAGCGGGTGTCTACTCCACCCAGAGCAGGCAGAGGAGGAGCTGGGTGTGGAACCAGTTCTTCGTCCTGGAGGAGTACACCGGAGACGAGCCACTCTACATCGGAAAG CTCCACTCTGACCTGGATAAAGGTGACGGACAGGTGAGGTACGTCCTGAGCGGCGAAGGAGCGATGTCCATCTTCTCCATTGATGAGGACACCGGAGACATACACACCACCAAAAGGTTGGATCGGGAACAGCAGGCGTACTACACACTGAGAGCTCAGGCTCGAGACCGGAATACCAACCTGCCGCTCGAACCTGAGTCCCAGTTCATCATCAAGGTCCAGGACATCAACGACAACGAGCCCAAGTTCCTGGACGGACCGTATGTGGCCCGGGTGGCTGAGAGGTCACCTGTAG GTACGTCTGTGGTGACTGTGGTGGCAACAGACGTCGATGATCCAACCTATGGAAACTCCGCCCACCtggtttacagcatcctgcaggGGCAACCATATTTCTCTGTGGAGCCAAAGTCAG GTGTGGTGCGGACAGCCCTGCCTGACATGGACCGGGAGCTGCGGGACCATTACCTGCTGGTCATCCAGGCCAAAGACATGATTGGTCAGATGGGAGGTCTGTCAGGAACCACAACGGTCACCGTGATGCTGACTGATGTCAACGACAACCCACCTCGCTTCCCCCGCA AGAGTTACCAGTTCAGCGTCCCAGAATCCACACTGGTGTCAGCGGTGGTCGCGAAAATCAAAGCTCTGGATGCGGACGCTGGTCCAAACGCTGAGATGGACTACAGGATCCTGGACGGGGATGGACTGGGAACCTTCAGGATGCTCACAGACCCCCACACACAGGAAGGACTGGTCATCCTGATCAAG ACTCTGGACTTTGAGACCAAGACCAGGTACACTTTACGCGTCGAGGCGTCCAATCGCTACATGGACACCCGCTTCCTGTCAGCTGGGCCATTCAGCGACGTGGCGACAGTTCGGCTGCAGGTGGAGGACGTGAACGAGCCTCCGTGTTTTTCCCCCCGCGTCAGCCAGATGGCGGTTTCAGAGGCAGCGCCGGTGGGAACTGAGGTGGGATCGGTTTCAGCTCACGACCCTGACGCCTTGAATTGTCCCATCAG GTACGCCATCGACCGGAAGTCGGATGTGGAGAATTACTTCGACATTGACAGACAATCAGGCGTGATCCGGACGAGCAGACGTCTGGACAGAGAGCTCAGCGCTCTGCACAACATCACCGTGCTCGCCACAGAGAGCT TGGATCACTCTCAGGTAGGCAAAGCCGTGGTTCTGGTCTCTGTGACAGACGTCAATGACAACGCTCCAAGCTTTCCCGTCGAGTACCAGACATTCATCTGTGAGAACGCCCAGCCGGGACAGGTGAGGCTCACCTGTGGCTTACAGACAGGCATTCACAGAAAG ATCATTGAGACGCTGAGTGCTGTGGATTTGGATGAACCCAAGAAtggacatcacttcctgttttctttggCTGCCAAGGCTGCCTGGAACCTCAGCTTCATCCTGAGAGACAACAACG ACAACACCGCGTCTGTCCTGACACGGCGGGCCGGGTTCCTGCAGCGGGAGCGGCCGCTTTATTTCCTGCCAGTGGTGATCTCAGACCGCGGGACTCCGCCTCTCAGCAGTACCAGCACGCTGACCGTCAGCGTATGCAAGTGCGATCTCCATGGAAACCGCCGGAGCTGCATCCAGGAGATGTCACCGCTGCTGCTGCCAAAAGGCCTCAGCCTCGCCGCTGTTgtcctcctcacctgtctccTCACACTGCTGG GTGTCGCTATGGTAACAGGTGCCATCAGACGCAGAAGGAAGGAGCCTCCGATTATTGACGATGAGCGAGATGTTCGTGAGAATATTGTTTGTTATGACGATGAGGGCGGTGGCGAGGAGGACACCGAAGCCTTCGACATGTTCACGCTGAGACACCTGAACGAGACCAAACGGAGCAACCACGCCACCGCCGCTGAGCCCCCGCCATCCAGGAAAGATAAACACCAACTGTTCCAGGAGTTTATCAAGGACCAGCTCCGGGAGGCCAACCTGGACATGACGGCACCACCCTTTGACTCTGTGCAGACGTACGCTTTTGAGGGTAGCGGGTCAGCTGCTGTGTCGCTGAGCTCGTTTAGCTCGTTAACCTCGCTGGAGTCGGAGCAGAGCTACCACTTCCTGAGTGAGTGGGGGCCAAAGTTTCGGAAGCTTGCAGAACTCTACAGAGACCGCGAGGGAGGTGGTGCCTCATAG
- the LOC100704934 gene encoding cadherin-7 isoform X6, with the protein MFIKTTQEESAVLGPSHLTPPSLLMRRSLTPPPPQRERRLCNRQRAAERERASELLLVSTSFINYQSSSSDAIAVNNLQIHRGLSDQQLEAAPATDIFLLGTPVPSEMNFLHLPSMLTVIILSLWEKSGCGAMTLNSVALPQVSRRARGGGAGVYSTQSRQRRSWVWNQFFVLEEYTGDEPLYIGKLHSDLDKGDGQVRYVLSGEGAMSIFSIDEDTGDIHTTKRLDREQQAYYTLRAQARDRNTNLPLEPESQFIIKVQDINDNEPKFLDGPYVARVAERSPVGTSVVTVVATDVDDPTYGNSAHLVYSILQGQPYFSVEPKSGVVRTALPDMDRELRDHYLLVIQAKDMIGQMGGLSGTTTVTVMLTDVNDNPPRFPRKSYQFSVPESTLVSAVVAKIKALDADAGPNAEMDYRILDGDGLGTFRMLTDPHTQEGLVILIKTLDFETKTRYTLRVEASNRYMDTRFLSAGPFSDVATVRLQVEDVNEPPCFSPRVSQMAVSEAAPVGTEVGSVSAHDPDALNCPIRYAIDRKSDVENYFDIDRQSGVIRTSRRLDRELSALHNITVLATESLDHSQVGKAVVLVSVTDVNDNAPSFPVEYQTFICENAQPGQIIETLSAVDLDEPKNGHHFLFSLAAKAAWNLSFILRDNNGVAMVTGAIRRRRKEPPIIDDERDVRENIVCYDDEGGGEEDTEAFDMFTLRHLNETKRSNHATAAEPPPSRKDKHQLFQEFIKDQLREANLDMTAPPFDSVQTYAFEGSGSAAVSLSSFSSLTSLESEQSYHFLSEWGPKFRKLAELYRDREGGGAS; encoded by the exons ATGTTCATTAAAACAACACAGGAAGAATCTGCCGTCCTCGGTCCAAGTCATTTgactcctccctccctcctgaTGAGGCGGAGCCTAACACCCCCTCCTCCTCAAAGGGAGCGGCGTTTGTGTAACAGACAGAGAgcggcagagagggagagagcatcggagctgctgctggtttcaACCTCTTTCATCAATTATCAGTCATCATCATCTGATGCGATTGCTGTCAATAACCTACAGatccacaggggactgtccgaTCAGCAGCTGGAAG CAGCTCCTGCGACTGACATCTTTTTGCTGGGCACGCCTGTTCCCTCAGAGATGAACTTTCTGCATCTCCCGAGCATGCTCACTGTGATCATCCTTTCCCTGTGGGAGAAGTCCGGCTGTGGGGCAATGACGCTGAACTCCGTGGCCCTCCCTCAGGTGTCAAGAAGAGCACGAGGAGGGGGAGCGGGTGTCTACTCCACCCAGAGCAGGCAGAGGAGGAGCTGGGTGTGGAACCAGTTCTTCGTCCTGGAGGAGTACACCGGAGACGAGCCACTCTACATCGGAAAG CTCCACTCTGACCTGGATAAAGGTGACGGACAGGTGAGGTACGTCCTGAGCGGCGAAGGAGCGATGTCCATCTTCTCCATTGATGAGGACACCGGAGACATACACACCACCAAAAGGTTGGATCGGGAACAGCAGGCGTACTACACACTGAGAGCTCAGGCTCGAGACCGGAATACCAACCTGCCGCTCGAACCTGAGTCCCAGTTCATCATCAAGGTCCAGGACATCAACGACAACGAGCCCAAGTTCCTGGACGGACCGTATGTGGCCCGGGTGGCTGAGAGGTCACCTGTAG GTACGTCTGTGGTGACTGTGGTGGCAACAGACGTCGATGATCCAACCTATGGAAACTCCGCCCACCtggtttacagcatcctgcaggGGCAACCATATTTCTCTGTGGAGCCAAAGTCAG GTGTGGTGCGGACAGCCCTGCCTGACATGGACCGGGAGCTGCGGGACCATTACCTGCTGGTCATCCAGGCCAAAGACATGATTGGTCAGATGGGAGGTCTGTCAGGAACCACAACGGTCACCGTGATGCTGACTGATGTCAACGACAACCCACCTCGCTTCCCCCGCA AGAGTTACCAGTTCAGCGTCCCAGAATCCACACTGGTGTCAGCGGTGGTCGCGAAAATCAAAGCTCTGGATGCGGACGCTGGTCCAAACGCTGAGATGGACTACAGGATCCTGGACGGGGATGGACTGGGAACCTTCAGGATGCTCACAGACCCCCACACACAGGAAGGACTGGTCATCCTGATCAAG ACTCTGGACTTTGAGACCAAGACCAGGTACACTTTACGCGTCGAGGCGTCCAATCGCTACATGGACACCCGCTTCCTGTCAGCTGGGCCATTCAGCGACGTGGCGACAGTTCGGCTGCAGGTGGAGGACGTGAACGAGCCTCCGTGTTTTTCCCCCCGCGTCAGCCAGATGGCGGTTTCAGAGGCAGCGCCGGTGGGAACTGAGGTGGGATCGGTTTCAGCTCACGACCCTGACGCCTTGAATTGTCCCATCAG GTACGCCATCGACCGGAAGTCGGATGTGGAGAATTACTTCGACATTGACAGACAATCAGGCGTGATCCGGACGAGCAGACGTCTGGACAGAGAGCTCAGCGCTCTGCACAACATCACCGTGCTCGCCACAGAGAGCT TGGATCACTCTCAGGTAGGCAAAGCCGTGGTTCTGGTCTCTGTGACAGACGTCAATGACAACGCTCCAAGCTTTCCCGTCGAGTACCAGACATTCATCTGTGAGAACGCCCAGCCGGGACAG ATCATTGAGACGCTGAGTGCTGTGGATTTGGATGAACCCAAGAAtggacatcacttcctgttttctttggCTGCCAAGGCTGCCTGGAACCTCAGCTTCATCCTGAGAGACAACAACG GTGTCGCTATGGTAACAGGTGCCATCAGACGCAGAAGGAAGGAGCCTCCGATTATTGACGATGAGCGAGATGTTCGTGAGAATATTGTTTGTTATGACGATGAGGGCGGTGGCGAGGAGGACACCGAAGCCTTCGACATGTTCACGCTGAGACACCTGAACGAGACCAAACGGAGCAACCACGCCACCGCCGCTGAGCCCCCGCCATCCAGGAAAGATAAACACCAACTGTTCCAGGAGTTTATCAAGGACCAGCTCCGGGAGGCCAACCTGGACATGACGGCACCACCCTTTGACTCTGTGCAGACGTACGCTTTTGAGGGTAGCGGGTCAGCTGCTGTGTCGCTGAGCTCGTTTAGCTCGTTAACCTCGCTGGAGTCGGAGCAGAGCTACCACTTCCTGAGTGAGTGGGGGCCAAAGTTTCGGAAGCTTGCAGAACTCTACAGAGACCGCGAGGGAGGTGGTGCCTCATAG